In a single window of the Flavivirga spongiicola genome:
- a CDS encoding gluconate 2-dehydrogenase subunit 3 family protein, with amino-acid sequence MNRRDAIKNLSLTFGVTIATPTLLSILNACSNNEQEWVPDYLNRTQEYMIRHLVDIMLPKSETPGGVELNIVQFIDKMIAHTMTKKDQQLFNQGYLEFDNTFHNIYKKVSLKGTKEDYKTLLEMYFNISEEKQQLIFKQLESNVLDLEKKPKLFIYKFLTTIRYYSLLGFYTSQEIMEGQLNYNANMGYYESCVDL; translated from the coding sequence ATGAATAGAAGAGATGCTATTAAAAACCTTTCACTGACTTTTGGAGTTACCATAGCGACACCAACTTTGTTAAGTATTCTTAATGCTTGTAGCAATAATGAACAGGAATGGGTTCCTGATTATTTGAATAGGACACAAGAATATATGATAAGACATTTAGTTGATATTATGCTGCCAAAATCAGAAACCCCTGGAGGGGTAGAGTTAAATATTGTTCAGTTTATAGATAAAATGATCGCACATACGATGACTAAAAAAGATCAGCAATTATTTAATCAAGGCTATTTGGAGTTCGATAATACGTTTCACAATATTTATAAAAAAGTATCCTTAAAGGGGACAAAGGAAGACTATAAGACCCTATTGGAGATGTATTTTAATATATCTGAAGAAAAACAACAGTTAATCTTTAAGCAATTGGAATCAAATGTTCTAGATTTAGAAAAAAAACCGAAGCTTTTTATATATAAATTCCTCACTACAATTAGGTATTATAGTTTGCTGGGGTTTTACACGTCCCAAGAAATAATGGAAGGTCAGTTAAATTATAACGCTAATATGGGGTATTATGAAAGTTGTGTAGATTTATAA
- a CDS encoding GMC oxidoreductase: MDEKVNKIEAYDAIVIGTGVSGGWAAKELCESGLKTLVLERGRAIEHIKDYHTAHTDVWDFKYRGTPDNNDVKQQYKQDRTGFVTAESTKHWFVNDLKHPYNETKRFDWIRGYHVGGRSLTWGRQALRMCDLDFKANKKEGIAVDWPIRYKDIEPWYTKVEKFIGVCGENLGIPQLPDGHFSPPMALNCVEELFKDQISKHYKNRYLTIGRFANLTGEAHHQGRSNCIYRNRCMRGCPLGGYFSSNASTLPAAERTGNMTLRPNAIVYEIVYDEDSQKAKGVKIIDAITKKKIEFSAKIIFCCASTVATTSILLQSRSKRFPNGLGNDSGELGHNLMDHHFRVGASGTTTNFSNKSYIGSRPASFHIPRFRNLNDKDSKQNFLRGYSFQGSASRTNWRRAIKELSFGKTLKEDLLKPGPWRIGMSGFGECLPYHENKMTLDYDKLDEWGLPTITFDAAFRENEIKMRKDMQQEAINMLTAAGFSNVKGFDEPCYPGHAIHEMGTARMGNDSSTSVLNKYNQIHAVSNVYVTDGACMTSSGNQNPSLTYMALTARAVNHAVKQLKENAL, encoded by the coding sequence ATGGATGAAAAGGTTAACAAAATAGAAGCATATGATGCTATAGTTATTGGAACAGGAGTATCTGGGGGATGGGCAGCTAAAGAATTGTGTGAAAGTGGTTTAAAGACCTTGGTGCTTGAAAGAGGAAGAGCCATAGAACATATAAAAGACTACCATACTGCCCATACAGATGTATGGGATTTTAAATACAGAGGAACGCCTGATAATAATGATGTAAAGCAGCAATATAAGCAAGATAGGACAGGGTTTGTAACTGCAGAAAGTACAAAACATTGGTTTGTTAATGATTTAAAACATCCATATAACGAAACAAAGCGTTTTGATTGGATAAGAGGTTATCATGTAGGAGGGCGTTCATTAACATGGGGGAGGCAAGCTTTAAGAATGTGTGACCTTGATTTTAAAGCCAATAAAAAGGAAGGAATAGCTGTAGATTGGCCAATAAGATATAAAGATATTGAACCTTGGTACACCAAAGTTGAAAAATTTATAGGCGTTTGTGGCGAAAACTTAGGCATACCGCAGTTGCCCGATGGCCATTTTTCTCCACCAATGGCGCTGAATTGCGTAGAAGAATTATTTAAAGATCAAATTTCAAAGCACTATAAAAATAGGTATTTAACTATAGGGAGGTTTGCTAATTTAACAGGAGAAGCACATCATCAAGGCAGGTCAAATTGTATTTACAGGAATCGGTGTATGCGAGGATGTCCCCTTGGAGGCTATTTTAGTAGTAATGCTTCAACATTACCTGCTGCTGAAAGAACTGGAAACATGACTTTAAGGCCTAATGCTATTGTCTATGAAATTGTTTACGATGAAGACTCACAAAAGGCCAAAGGCGTTAAAATTATTGATGCTATTACCAAAAAGAAGATCGAATTTTCTGCAAAAATTATTTTTTGTTGTGCTTCAACTGTAGCTACAACTAGTATTTTATTACAATCCAGGTCTAAACGATTCCCTAATGGTTTAGGAAATGACAGTGGTGAGTTGGGACATAATTTAATGGATCATCATTTTAGAGTTGGAGCCTCTGGAACGACAACTAATTTTTCAAATAAAAGTTATATAGGAAGCCGCCCTGCAAGTTTTCACATACCTAGGTTTAGAAATTTGAATGATAAAGACTCTAAACAAAATTTTCTTAGAGGCTATTCTTTTCAAGGAAGTGCAAGCAGAACAAATTGGAGAAGGGCTATAAAAGAATTGAGCTTTGGGAAAACCCTAAAAGAAGATTTATTAAAACCCGGTCCATGGCGTATAGGGATGTCCGGGTTTGGGGAATGTTTACCTTATCACGAAAATAAAATGACATTAGATTATGATAAATTAGATGAGTGGGGCTTGCCAACCATAACGTTTGATGCAGCGTTTAGGGAAAATGAAATAAAAATGAGAAAGGACATGCAGCAAGAAGCTATTAATATGTTAACTGCTGCTGGGTTTTCTAATGTTAAAGGTTTTGATGAACCTTGTTACCCCGGTCATGCCATTCATGAAATGGGCACCGCCCGAATGGGGAATGACTCTAGCACTTCAGTACTAAATAAATACAATCAAATACATGCGGTTTCTAATGTTTATGTTACAGATGGTGCTTGTATGACATCGTCTGGAAACCAAAACCCTTCCCTCACTTATATGGCATTAACTGCTAGAGCTGTAAACCACGCTGTTAAGCAATTAAAAGAAAACGCTTTATAG
- a CDS encoding T9SS type B sorting domain-containing protein — protein sequence MKSIFFRISLTLLGVFTMYNAKAQTVDMEVKQGPNIDVVLTVGLTNQNIDTFEPDLDAALQSKGIPAGKLKVQGFERTTISSNSEEAAAIFNNWTRWGYNPQTWEFVDADKVIRRINNDLMAGFYDPNFDSSNYTLEVDVTTSGGDNDDIGITFGMENGPVGSYLFNFSGAVRTFNTTEFIPSHGFPTGLYKITRNDGTANPRHYVQGVQGAESTIFNPSSNTTWYHLKLEVKGAKIKIWLDDNLIIDYTAPEDLGGSYGFFSNSQPNATFKNIEATTLSLKKFKDVLREPQWRNSAMRFNVNLDDIEVADFDIDSDLSEILMRTINEDIHYLGWGTNANQVQFERFIAQNNTQGTFINRDSSNYAAWIDDIAQYIYEQYQFGTVTAGDFFIAGTTVEIVVDPAELKTNTANAGYPNGRWKIEHDETFYPNNTGKVSWNNLYLEDVPEFYEKTGKYTFSFEDLPTAPSTLYFHRKPIASFTYNPGTGTLNNTSYDLDGGANNGLAQSEWKWKSVDASSTNDWTIGQFNPAGQPDGQYLIMLKVQDHQGVWSKPTSIYVEKTTDTGGNDDLPIAQFNIMPDVLTTYSGGMTIAIGNNSADPYGRTLTAEEWIVVKRVYDVDDNPVDTEIYNAGTPLTDFSAYNTESAEYIISLRTQTDTGVWSLPFYRTLTIIHDATNPTMTASPANGNITTDDTIQLAFQDESNGSGFDVQRYVLSQSTTPPATDDASWKSWSNSQSKDVSFSSGGTWYIHAEAKDKAGNVGTDTFGPYNLTLILSAEDDLALTDEDTDSSPINVLYNDSYNAGGTITITIDTQGTKGVATVDGDNNIVYAPNENENGTDTVVYQLDNDGTLATGTITISIRAVDDLPVANDDNFNVDENATINDDVSTNDEEVDGDTLTYYLVDSPSHAASFTFNTDGTFTYENNGDEVDTDTFTYRYEDANNFSATVTATLNIALQNDSPEGGDISLEVIEDVAYSFKATDFTFTDVDSGDGFNGIQITGIPTPGTLTYNGNPVQINDFIDDVTKLVYTTAQDGYGTNYTSFSFKVKDQSDALSVNGYTMTLDALQDTDGDGEPNDTDTDDDNDGTPDTDDDFPLDDSEDTDTDGDGTGDNTDTDDDNDGTPDTDDDFPLDDSEDTDTDGDGTGDNTDTDDDNDGTPDTDDDFPLDDSEDTDTDGDGTGDNADTDDDNDGTPDTDDDFPLDDSEDTDTDGDGTGDNADTDDDNDGTPDTDDDFPLDDSEDTDTDGDGTGDNADTDDDNDGTPDTDDDFPLDDSEDTDTDGDGTGDNADTDDDNDGTPDTDDDFPLDDSEDTDTDGDGTGDNADTDDDNDGTPDTDDDFPLDDSEDTDTDGDGTGDNADTDDDNDGTPDTDDDFPLDDSEDTDTDGDGTGDNADTDDDNDGTPDTDDDFPLDDSEDTDTDGDGTGDNADTDDDNDGTPDTDDDFPLDDSEDTDTDGDGTGDNADTDDDNDGTPDTDDAFPLDDSEDTDTDGDGTGDNADTDDDNDGTPDTDDDFPLDDSEDTDTDGDGTGDNADTDDDNDGTPDTDDDFPLDDSEDTDTDGDGTGDNADTDDDNDGTPDTDDDFPLDDSEDTDTDGDGTGDNADTDDDNDGTPDTDDEFPLDDSEDTDTDGDGTGDNADTDDDNDGTPDTDDAFPLDDSEDTDTDGDGTGDNADTDDDNDGEEDIDTDGDNIGDNADTDDDNDGTPDTDDAFPLDASEDTDTDGDGIGDNADTDDDGDGYSDEIENDEETDSKDKNSAPDDNDGDGIPDSMDDDDDNDGVLDSNDHFPNSNEPSLIPAEAFTPNGDGINDNWIIPGIDNYANSVVKVYNRWGHEVFVTKSYKNNWNGTYKSNSEKLPPGSYLYVIDLGNGSELLKGWIFINY from the coding sequence ATGAAAAGCATATTTTTCCGTATCTCCCTAACTTTATTAGGGGTATTTACCATGTACAATGCAAAAGCACAAACTGTAGACATGGAAGTAAAGCAAGGTCCGAATATAGACGTTGTTTTAACAGTAGGTTTAACAAATCAAAATATAGATACATTTGAACCCGATTTAGATGCTGCTTTACAAAGCAAAGGTATTCCTGCTGGAAAACTAAAAGTTCAAGGATTTGAACGTACTACAATATCTTCTAATTCAGAAGAAGCAGCTGCCATTTTTAACAACTGGACAAGATGGGGATATAATCCTCAAACATGGGAGTTTGTAGATGCAGATAAAGTTATCAGAAGAATCAACAATGATCTTATGGCTGGCTTCTATGATCCTAATTTTGATTCATCTAATTATACCTTAGAAGTAGATGTCACGACTTCAGGTGGAGACAATGACGACATAGGTATAACATTTGGAATGGAGAATGGTCCTGTTGGCTCATATCTTTTTAATTTTTCAGGTGCAGTTAGAACTTTTAATACAACCGAATTTATCCCTAGTCATGGTTTTCCGACTGGTTTATATAAGATTACTCGTAATGATGGAACAGCGAACCCTAGGCATTACGTTCAAGGGGTACAAGGGGCAGAGTCAACTATATTTAACCCCAGTAGCAATACGACCTGGTACCACTTAAAACTTGAAGTGAAAGGTGCAAAAATAAAAATTTGGTTAGACGATAATTTGATCATTGATTATACAGCTCCAGAAGATTTAGGAGGAAGTTATGGATTCTTTTCCAACAGTCAGCCAAATGCAACGTTTAAAAATATTGAAGCAACAACGCTTAGTTTAAAAAAATTCAAGGATGTTCTAAGAGAACCACAATGGAGAAACAGCGCTATGCGTTTTAATGTAAACTTAGACGATATAGAAGTTGCCGATTTTGATATAGATTCGGATCTGTCTGAAATTTTAATGCGAACCATTAATGAAGATATACACTACCTCGGTTGGGGAACAAACGCAAACCAGGTACAATTTGAACGCTTTATAGCTCAGAATAATACTCAAGGAACCTTTATTAATAGAGATTCAAGTAATTATGCGGCATGGATTGATGACATAGCACAGTACATTTATGAACAATACCAATTTGGTACGGTAACTGCCGGAGACTTTTTTATTGCTGGTACTACTGTCGAAATAGTTGTAGATCCAGCTGAATTAAAAACGAATACAGCTAATGCTGGCTATCCTAATGGTCGTTGGAAAATAGAACATGACGAAACGTTTTATCCTAATAATACAGGTAAAGTATCTTGGAATAACTTATATCTAGAAGATGTGCCAGAGTTTTACGAGAAAACAGGAAAATATACATTTTCATTTGAAGATTTGCCAACAGCTCCTTCGACGCTTTACTTTCATAGAAAACCAATAGCAAGTTTTACATATAATCCCGGTACAGGGACCTTGAATAATACCTCTTATGATTTAGACGGAGGAGCTAACAACGGTTTAGCACAATCTGAATGGAAGTGGAAGTCTGTGGATGCCTCAAGTACCAACGATTGGACTATCGGTCAGTTTAACCCGGCAGGACAGCCTGATGGACAGTATTTAATTATGCTTAAAGTTCAGGATCATCAAGGAGTTTGGAGTAAACCAACGAGTATCTATGTTGAAAAAACAACAGACACTGGTGGTAATGATGATTTGCCTATAGCCCAATTTAATATTATGCCCGATGTTTTAACTACCTATTCTGGAGGTATGACTATAGCTATAGGAAATAATTCTGCAGATCCTTATGGTAGAACATTAACAGCAGAAGAGTGGATCGTAGTAAAGAGAGTTTATGATGTGGATGACAACCCAGTAGATACTGAAATATATAATGCTGGAACACCATTGACGGATTTCTCTGCTTATAATACAGAAAGTGCAGAATATATAATAAGTCTTAGAACACAAACAGATACAGGTGTATGGTCCTTACCATTTTACAGGACCTTAACAATTATCCATGATGCTACAAATCCAACCATGACAGCTTCACCTGCCAATGGTAATATTACCACTGATGATACCATTCAATTAGCCTTTCAAGATGAAAGTAATGGAAGTGGGTTTGATGTACAGCGCTATGTTTTAAGTCAGAGTACAACACCACCGGCAACAGATGATGCCAGTTGGAAGTCCTGGAGTAATAGCCAATCTAAAGATGTATCCTTTTCATCAGGAGGAACTTGGTATATTCATGCAGAGGCTAAAGATAAGGCAGGAAATGTAGGAACCGATACTTTTGGACCATATAATTTAACTTTGATTTTAAGTGCAGAAGATGATTTGGCTTTAACAGATGAAGACACAGATTCCTCTCCAATAAATGTTTTATATAATGATAGTTATAATGCAGGAGGCACGATAACTATAACAATAGATACTCAAGGAACAAAAGGAGTAGCTACAGTAGATGGAGATAATAATATTGTTTATGCCCCTAATGAAAATGAAAATGGTACAGATACCGTGGTTTATCAATTGGACAATGATGGGACACTAGCAACTGGAACTATAACAATTTCTATTCGAGCTGTAGATGATTTACCAGTGGCTAATGATGATAATTTTAATGTTGACGAAAACGCAACAATAAATGACGATGTATCTACTAATGATGAAGAAGTAGATGGAGACACACTTACTTATTATTTAGTGGATAGCCCATCACATGCAGCATCATTTACATTTAATACGGATGGTACATTTACCTATGAAAATAATGGAGATGAAGTTGATACTGATACTTTTACCTATAGATATGAAGATGCTAATAATTTTTCAGCGACAGTAACAGCAACATTAAATATTGCTTTGCAGAATGACTCGCCGGAAGGTGGAGATATCTCATTAGAAGTTATCGAAGATGTTGCTTATAGCTTTAAAGCAACAGATTTTACATTTACTGATGTCGATTCTGGAGATGGATTTAACGGAATTCAAATAACAGGAATACCAACGCCTGGAACATTAACATACAATGGAAACCCAGTTCAGATTAATGATTTTATAGATGATGTTACAAAATTAGTATATACAACAGCACAAGATGGATATGGAACGAATTATACCTCTTTTAGCTTTAAAGTAAAAGATCAATCGGATGCTTTAAGTGTCAATGGTTATACGATGACTTTGGATGCTTTACAGGATACAGATGGAGATGGTGAGCCAAATGATACAGATACGGATGACGATAATGATGGAACGCCCGATACAGATGATGACTTCCCATTGGATGATTCAGAAGATACCGATACAGACGGAGACGGAACGGGAGACAATACCGATACGGACGATGATAATGATGGAACGCCCGATACAGACGATGACTTCCCATTGGATGATTCAGAAGATACCGATACAGACGGAGACGGAACGGGAGACAATACCGATACGGACGATGATAATGATGGAACGCCCGATACAGACGATGACTTCCCATTGGATGATTCAGAAGATACCGATACAGACGGAGACGGAACGGGAGACAATGCGGATACGGATGATGATAATGATGGAACGCCTGATACAGATGATGACTTCCCATTGGATGATTCAGAAGATACCGATACAGATGGTGATGGCACAGGAGACAATGCGGATACGGATGACGATAATGATGGAACGCCTGATACAGATGATGACTTCCCTTTAGATGATTCAGAAGATACCGATACAGATGGTGATGGCACAGGAGACAATGCCGATACGGATGACGATAATGATGGAACGCCTGATACAGATGATGACTTCCCATTGGATGATTCAGAAGATACCGATACAGACGGAGACGGAACGGGAGACAATGCCGATACGGATGACGATAATGATGGAACGCCCGATACAGACGATGACTTCCCATTGGATGATTCCGAAGATACCGATACAGACGGAGACGGAACGGGAGACAATGCGGATACGGATGATGATAATGATGGAACGCCTGATACAGATGATGACTTCCCATTGGATGATTCAGAAGATACCGATACCGATGGTGATGGAACGGGAGATAACGCGGATACGGATGACGATAATGATGGAACGCCTGATACAGATGATGACTTCCCTTTAGATGATTCAGAAGATACCGATACAGACGGAGACGGAACGGGAGACAATGCCGATACGGATGATGATAATGATGGAACGCCCGATACAGACGATGACTTCCCATTGGATGATTCAGAAGATACCGATACAGACGGAGACGGAACGGGAGACAATGCGGATACGGATGACGATAATGATGGAACGCCCGATACAGATGATGACTTCCCATTGGATGATTCCGAAGATACCGATACCGATGGTGATGGAACGGGAGATAACGCGGATACGGATGACGATAATGATGGAACGCCTGATACAGATGATGCCTTTCCATTGGATGATTCAGAAGATACCGATACAGATGGTGATGGCACAGGAGACAATGCCGATACGGATGACGATAATGATGGAACGCCTGATACAGATGATGACTTCCCGTTAGATGATTCAGAAGATACCGATACCGATGGTGATGGAACGGGAGATAACGCGGATACGGATGACGATAATGATGGAACGCCTGATACAGATGATGACTTCCCATTGGATGATTCAGAAGATACCGATACAGACGGTGATGGCACAGGAGACAATGCGGATACGGATGACGATAATGATGGAACACCTGATACAGATGATGACTTCCCATTGGATGATTCTGAAGATACAGATACAGACGGTGATGGTACCGGAGACAATGCGGATACGGATGATGATAACGATGGAACACCTGATACAGACGATGAATTCCCATTGGATGATTCCGAAGATACAGATACTGACGGTGATGGAACGGGAGACAATGCGGATACGGATGATGATAATGATGGAACACCTGATACAGATGATGCCTTCCCATTGGATGATTCCGAAGATACAGACACAGACGGTGATGGTACCGGAGACAATGCAGATACGGATGATGATAATGATGGTGAAGAAGATATAGATACGGATGGTGATAATATTGGAGATAACGCAGATACGGATGATGATAATGACGGAACACCAGATACAGACGATGCCTTCCCATTGGATGCTTCTGAAGATACGGATACTGATGGTGATGGCATTGGAGATAATGCAGATACTGACGATGACGGAGATGGATATTCAGATGAAATAGAAAATGATGAAGAAACAGATAGTAAGGATAAAAATAGTGCGCCAGACGACAATGATGGAGATGGTATACCAGATAGTATGGATGACGATGACGACAATGATGGTGTTTTAGACTCCAATGATCATTTTCCTAACAGTAATGAACCTTCATTAATTCCTGCCGAAGCATTCACGCCAAATGGAGATGGTATAAACGATAATTGGATAATTCCAGGAATCGATAATTATGCTAATTCAGTTGTAAAAGTATATAATCGTTGGGGGCATGAGGTTTTTGTTACCAAAAGTTATAAAAACAATTGGAATGGAACTTATAAGTCTAATTCAGAAAAATTACCTCCTGGTTCTTACTTATATGTGATCGACTTAGGGAATGGTTCGGAGCTATTAAAAGGTTGGATATTTATCAATTATTAA
- a CDS encoding DUF4347 domain-containing protein, which yields MKSKPNQITFAIMLLFMLTGTAMFSQQKNLIVIDKNYPNKQSLIASVPKSDVILQISLADNLWGDIYASLIKDTKINNIHLFLKTVENKYLIGNTEIGVEALKNNLDLGKLGTIKSSGQEKNLYVYSCSLANNTEGIKLLETLGMKAKFNVISAKGCTSIFDGNFNFNYSSKGRITHTDLILD from the coding sequence ATGAAATCAAAACCTAACCAAATCACGTTTGCAATAATGCTTCTGTTCATGCTAACAGGAACAGCCATGTTTTCGCAACAGAAAAATCTGATAGTTATTGACAAAAACTATCCAAATAAGCAATCTCTAATAGCATCAGTTCCAAAATCTGATGTTATTTTACAAATTAGTTTAGCCGATAATTTATGGGGTGATATTTACGCTTCGTTAATAAAGGATACAAAAATAAATAACATACATCTCTTTCTAAAAACTGTTGAGAACAAATATCTAATTGGCAATACCGAAATTGGTGTTGAAGCACTTAAAAATAATCTGGATTTAGGAAAACTTGGAACTATAAAATCATCAGGCCAAGAAAAGAACCTTTATGTTTATAGCTGTTCATTAGCGAATAATACAGAAGGCATTAAACTATTGGAAACCCTTGGTATGAAAGCAAAATTCAATGTTATAAGTGCTAAAGGTTGTACATCAATTTTTGATGGCAATTTTAATTTTAACTACAGTTCCAAAGGTCGTATAACGCATACAGACCTTATTCTTGATTAA